A window of the Blastopirellula sediminis genome harbors these coding sequences:
- a CDS encoding GNAT family N-acetyltransferase, translated as MLPPNYSIRQVAPKDYEAIIEICKLVYPAETPYTLEELEDHRQVFPQGQFVAVENSRDEVAGVHFTLRLRLLDFHIDDSWDILTSGGSFLDHNADGHTLYGADIMVHPSHQHHGLAHALTDQARFLVQEEGLWRLVGASRLPGYGQHSSDMSVEAYVEEVVAGTRFDPVLSIHLKDGWTAVKPIHGYLQHDPDSAGWAVVIQWVNPDCPPPPEFDLSKLESES; from the coding sequence ATGCTTCCGCCTAACTACAGCATTCGACAAGTCGCCCCGAAGGATTACGAAGCGATCATCGAGATTTGCAAGCTGGTTTATCCCGCGGAAACCCCTTACACGCTCGAAGAGCTCGAAGACCATCGACAGGTCTTTCCACAGGGTCAGTTCGTGGCGGTCGAGAACAGCCGAGATGAAGTAGCGGGAGTCCACTTCACGCTGCGGCTGCGGTTGCTCGATTTTCACATTGACGACTCGTGGGATATTCTCACTTCCGGCGGATCGTTCCTGGATCACAATGCCGACGGGCATACTCTTTACGGCGCCGACATCATGGTCCATCCCTCGCATCAACACCACGGGCTCGCCCACGCGTTGACCGATCAGGCTCGATTCCTGGTGCAAGAGGAAGGACTCTGGCGATTGGTCGGAGCTAGCCGCTTGCCGGGCTACGGCCAACACAGCTCGGACATGAGCGTCGAAGCTTATGTCGAGGAAGTCGTGGCGGGAACTCGTTTCGATCCCGTACTGAGCATTCACCTCAAAGATGGTTGGACGGCCGTGAAACCGATCCACGGTTACTTGCAGCACGATCCCGACAGCGCAGGTTGGGCCGTCGTTATTCAGTGGGTGAATCCCGATTGCCCTCCGCCGCCGGAATTCGATTTGTCGAAGTTAGAGTCGGAATCGTAA
- a CDS encoding CBS domain-containing protein — translation MATAKPILDQSLSTIVTYNPMSASLDTTLEELLEQVYMVGFHHWPVIDEDRHVVGIISDEDVVRTAAAHEAANMSNRFHNAGGPVRVSEFMSRRVYSISFDTDVASALTLMLEKGINSLPVTEDDRLSAMVTTSDFLREFSFSDHEACRAEVKPHVDTTPVQVPFDASIEHVKFACEAEGAIYAVVMNGDFPLGVVSRRDIRRAKSRDLARVMYLKEDPKSIRASDIIREAHFILATDSLRSAANTMHEMQLQALVVANRQNDLVGILTQEHIMQAML, via the coding sequence ATGGCTACCGCCAAGCCCATTTTGGACCAATCGCTTAGCACCATCGTGACTTACAATCCGATGAGCGCTTCGCTCGATACGACGCTGGAAGAACTGCTAGAGCAGGTCTACATGGTCGGCTTCCATCATTGGCCGGTGATCGACGAAGATCGCCATGTGGTCGGCATCATCTCGGACGAAGACGTCGTGCGAACCGCGGCCGCTCATGAGGCGGCGAACATGTCCAACCGCTTCCACAACGCCGGCGGACCGGTTCGCGTCTCGGAGTTCATGTCGCGGCGCGTCTACTCGATCTCATTCGACACCGACGTCGCCTCCGCGCTGACGTTGATGCTGGAGAAGGGGATCAACTCGCTGCCGGTCACCGAAGACGATCGTTTGTCGGCGATGGTCACCACCAGCGACTTCCTGCGTGAGTTTTCGTTTTCTGACCATGAGGCTTGCCGAGCGGAAGTGAAGCCGCACGTCGACACGACGCCGGTTCAGGTGCCGTTCGACGCGAGCATTGAACATGTGAAGTTCGCGTGCGAGGCGGAAGGAGCGATCTACGCCGTGGTGATGAACGGCGATTTCCCGCTGGGAGTCGTCTCACGCCGCGATATCCGCCGCGCCAAAAGCCGCGACCTGGCCCGCGTGATGTATCTGAAAGAAGATCCCAAATCGATTCGCGCCAGCGACATCATCCGCGAAGCGCACTTTATACTAGCGACCGATTCGCTCCGCAGCGCCGCCAACACGATGCACGAGATGCAACTGCAAGCGCTGGTCGTCGCCAATCGTCAGAACGACCTCGTCGGCATCCTGACGCAAGAGCACATCATGCAGGCGATGCTGTAG
- a CDS encoding alpha/beta hydrolase, with product MSKIVSPLALVLLLPLVALAAEPKRELLWPTGAPGAKGDAENDKPVVTVYLADGPNKTDCGVVVLPGGGYGHLALGHEGVDIANWYNSFGVSAFVVEYRHSGKGYAHPAPMQDAQRAIRMVRANAKEFGVSPNKIGVMGFSAGGHLASTVATHFDAGDASAEDPIQRVSSRPDFAILCYPVIAFDQPFTHRGSQKNLIGENADPELVKSLSNELQVTSDTPPTFLFHTSEDTGVPPQNSIVFYEALQKAKVPAEMHIFAKGRHGVGLAANIPGTNAWPKLCEAWMTGLGMLPAQADAGK from the coding sequence ATGTCCAAAATCGTCTCGCCGCTAGCCCTCGTCCTCCTTCTTCCGCTTGTCGCTCTGGCTGCCGAACCGAAGCGTGAATTGCTGTGGCCGACCGGCGCACCGGGCGCCAAAGGAGACGCCGAGAATGACAAGCCGGTCGTCACCGTTTACCTGGCCGATGGCCCGAACAAGACCGATTGCGGCGTCGTCGTTCTGCCCGGCGGCGGTTACGGTCACTTGGCGCTGGGGCATGAAGGGGTGGATATCGCTAATTGGTACAACTCGTTCGGCGTGTCGGCCTTCGTCGTCGAATATCGTCACAGCGGCAAAGGCTACGCTCATCCGGCGCCAATGCAAGACGCGCAGCGGGCGATCCGCATGGTTCGCGCAAACGCCAAAGAGTTCGGCGTTTCGCCTAACAAGATCGGCGTGATGGGTTTCTCGGCCGGCGGTCACCTGGCTTCGACCGTAGCGACCCACTTTGACGCTGGCGACGCTAGCGCCGAAGATCCAATCCAGCGCGTCTCGAGTCGCCCTGACTTTGCGATTCTCTGCTATCCGGTGATCGCCTTCGATCAGCCGTTCACCCACCGCGGTTCGCAGAAGAATCTGATCGGCGAAAACGCGGATCCCGAATTGGTGAAGAGCCTCTCGAACGAATTGCAGGTTACCTCCGATACCCCGCCGACCTTCCTGTTCCACACCAGCGAAGACACCGGCGTGCCGCCGCAAAACAGCATCGTCTTCTACGAAGCGCTGCAGAAGGCGAAGGTTCCGGCCGAGATGCACATCTTCGCCAAGGGACGCCATGGCGTCGGTCTGGCCGCCAACATCCCCGGCACCAACGCCTGGCCGAAGTTGTGCGAAGCCTGGATGACGGGCCTTGGCATGCTGCCGGCCCAAGCGGACGCCGGCAAGTAA
- a CDS encoding DUF3500 domain-containing protein: MRRPAYLALTLVLAFSMTAVGVALFKPATTGTAMAVAANAFLASLSGEEKGVALQDYDSPKRVDWHFIPKDERKGLKIGDMSEDQRKLAYALLKSALSDVGYDKTTKIMDLENLLKQLQKSGPIRDPYRYYVTIFGEPKADARWGFSFEGHHLSLNFVVEGNKVISSTPQALCTNPAELKENYSDKFPKGYRILKLEETIAFELVNSLSADQAKVAVIAPKAPAEIRNPGQAHAPTDAPVGVAAKDLSASQQQLLRGLIDVYCAAMPADVAEDRLQQIEAGGFDKVHFAWAGATKPGVGHYYRVQGPSFVIELVNTQPDVAGNIANHVHCIFRDMAGDFALPIE, encoded by the coding sequence ATGCGACGACCTGCCTACCTAGCGTTGACTCTCGTTCTTGCCTTCTCGATGACCGCCGTCGGCGTCGCGCTGTTCAAACCGGCGACGACCGGTACCGCGATGGCGGTTGCGGCCAATGCGTTTCTCGCTTCGCTTAGCGGCGAAGAAAAAGGGGTCGCCTTGCAAGACTACGACTCGCCGAAGCGCGTCGATTGGCACTTCATTCCGAAAGACGAACGCAAAGGTTTGAAGATCGGCGACATGAGCGAAGATCAACGCAAGTTGGCTTACGCTCTCCTGAAGTCGGCGCTCAGCGACGTCGGTTACGACAAGACGACCAAAATCATGGACCTCGAAAACCTGCTGAAGCAACTGCAGAAGTCGGGCCCGATTCGCGATCCGTATCGCTACTACGTCACCATCTTCGGCGAGCCGAAAGCGGACGCGCGTTGGGGTTTCAGCTTCGAAGGGCATCACTTGTCGCTCAACTTCGTCGTCGAAGGGAACAAGGTGATCTCGTCGACGCCGCAAGCGCTGTGCACCAATCCGGCCGAGCTGAAAGAGAACTATTCGGACAAGTTCCCGAAGGGGTATCGCATTCTGAAGTTGGAAGAGACGATCGCGTTTGAACTGGTCAACAGCCTGTCGGCCGATCAAGCCAAGGTCGCGGTGATCGCGCCGAAGGCCCCGGCCGAGATTCGTAACCCGGGTCAGGCGCACGCGCCGACCGACGCGCCGGTTGGGGTCGCCGCCAAGGACCTGAGCGCTTCGCAGCAGCAATTGCTCCGCGGTCTGATCGACGTCTACTGCGCCGCGATGCCGGCCGATGTGGCGGAAGATCGTTTGCAGCAAATCGAAGCGGGCGGATTTGACAAAGTTCACTTCGCTTGGGCCGGCGCGACCAAGCCGGGCGTTGGTCATTACTACCGCGTGCAAGGTCCCAGCTTCGTGATCGAACTGGTCAACACGCAACCCGACGTCGCCGGCAACATCGCCAACCACGTCCACTGCATCTTCCGCGACATGGCGGGCGACTTTGCCTTGCCGATCGAATAG